In Kitasatospora sp. NBC_00240, the following are encoded in one genomic region:
- the arc gene encoding proteasome ATPase, with amino-acid sequence MAAHDDDYNRSPGRPARGSDEAAQVSYLEQEIAVLRRKLADSPRNSRILEERIVELQTNLAGATAQNERLASTLREARDQIVALKEEVDRLAQPPAGFGTFLTQNEDGTADIFTGGRKLRVNVSPSIELDELRRGQEVMLNEALNIVDAMAFESIGDIVTLKEVLEDGERALVTGHTDEERVVRLAEPLRDITLRSGDALLLEPRSGYVYEVVPKSEVEDLVLEEVPDIDYRQIGGLANQIEQIRDAVELPYLHADLFKEYELRPPKGVLLYGPPGCGKTLIAKAVANSLAKKVAEVTGRPQGKSYFLNIKGPELLNKYVGETERQIRLVFQRAREKASEGTPVIVFFDEMESLFRTRGSGVSSDVENTIVPQLLAEIDGVEGLENVIVIGASNREDMIDPAILRPGRLDVKIKIERPDAEAAKDIFSKYLKDSLPFHPDDLKEHDGSVDSTVAAMIQAVVERMYTETEENRFLEVTYANGDKEVLYFKDFNSGAMIQNIVDRAKKMAIKDFLDHGQRGLRVSHLLAACVDEFKENEDLPNTTNPDDWARISGKKGERIVFIRTLVTGKQGAESGRSIDTVANTGQYL; translated from the coding sequence GTGGCAGCCCACGATGACGACTACAACCGCAGCCCTGGCAGGCCCGCTCGTGGTTCCGACGAGGCCGCTCAGGTCTCGTACCTCGAGCAGGAAATCGCTGTCCTGCGCCGCAAGCTCGCCGACTCGCCGCGCAATTCGAGAATCCTCGAAGAGCGGATCGTCGAGCTCCAGACCAACCTGGCCGGTGCGACCGCCCAGAACGAACGGCTCGCCTCCACCCTTCGGGAGGCCCGCGACCAGATCGTGGCCCTCAAGGAGGAAGTGGACAGGCTGGCTCAGCCCCCCGCCGGATTCGGGACCTTCCTCACCCAGAACGAGGACGGCACCGCAGACATCTTCACCGGCGGTCGCAAGCTGCGCGTCAACGTCAGCCCGAGCATCGAGCTCGACGAGCTGCGCCGCGGCCAGGAGGTGATGCTCAACGAGGCCCTCAACATCGTGGACGCGATGGCCTTCGAGAGCATCGGCGACATCGTCACCCTCAAGGAAGTCCTCGAGGACGGCGAGCGCGCCCTGGTCACCGGGCACACCGACGAGGAGCGGGTGGTCCGGCTCGCCGAACCGCTGCGCGACATCACCCTGCGGTCCGGCGACGCCCTCCTGCTGGAGCCCCGCTCCGGCTACGTCTACGAGGTCGTCCCCAAGTCGGAGGTCGAGGACCTGGTCCTCGAGGAGGTCCCCGACATCGACTACCGGCAGATCGGCGGTCTGGCCAACCAGATCGAGCAGATCCGCGACGCGGTCGAACTGCCCTACCTGCACGCCGACCTGTTCAAGGAGTACGAGCTCCGGCCGCCGAAGGGCGTCCTGCTCTACGGCCCTCCCGGCTGTGGCAAGACGCTGATCGCCAAGGCGGTGGCGAACTCGCTCGCCAAGAAGGTCGCCGAGGTCACCGGCCGCCCGCAGGGGAAGAGCTACTTCCTCAACATCAAGGGCCCCGAGCTCCTCAACAAGTACGTCGGCGAGACCGAGCGGCAGATCCGCCTGGTCTTCCAGCGGGCCCGTGAGAAGGCCAGCGAGGGCACGCCCGTCATCGTCTTCTTCGACGAGATGGAGTCGCTCTTCCGTACCCGCGGCTCGGGTGTCAGCTCGGACGTGGAGAACACCATCGTCCCGCAGCTGCTGGCCGAGATCGACGGTGTGGAGGGCCTGGAGAACGTCATCGTGATCGGTGCCTCGAACCGTGAGGACATGATCGACCCGGCGATCCTGCGGCCCGGCCGGCTGGACGTCAAGATCAAGATCGAGCGTCCGGACGCCGAGGCGGCCAAGGACATCTTCTCGAAGTACCTCAAGGACTCGCTGCCCTTCCACCCGGACGACCTCAAGGAGCACGACGGCTCGGTGGACTCCACCGTGGCGGCGATGATCCAGGCGGTGGTCGAGCGGATGTACACCGAGACCGAGGAGAACCGCTTCCTGGAGGTCACCTACGCCAACGGTGACAAGGAGGTCCTGTACTTCAAGGACTTCAACTCCGGCGCCATGATCCAGAACATCGTGGACCGGGCGAAGAAGATGGCCATCAAGGACTTCCTCGACCACGGCCAGCGCGGCCTTCGCGTCTCCCACCTGCTCGCCGCCTGTGTGGACGAGTTCAAGGAGAACGAGGACCTGCCCAACACCACCAACCCGGACGACTGGGCCCGCATCTCCGGCAAGAAGGGCGAGCGGATCGTCTTCATCCGCACGCTCGTCACCGGCAAGCAGGGCGCCGAGTCCGGCCGCTCCATCGACACCGTGGCCAACACGGGGCAGTACCTCTAA
- a CDS encoding ferredoxin — translation MSVTGEATAAGEPLEVWIDQDLCTGDGICVQYAPEVFELDIDGLAYVKGADDELRQQPGDTAPVPLTLLQDVVDSAKECPGDCIHVRRVADRVEVYGPEAD, via the coding sequence ATGTCGGTGACCGGTGAGGCGACGGCAGCGGGCGAGCCGCTGGAGGTGTGGATCGACCAGGATCTCTGCACCGGCGACGGCATCTGTGTGCAGTACGCGCCGGAGGTCTTCGAGCTCGACATCGACGGCCTCGCCTACGTGAAGGGCGCGGACGACGAGCTGCGCCAGCAGCCGGGCGACACGGCACCCGTGCCGCTGACCCTGCTTCAGGACGTGGTGGACTCGGCCAAGGAGTGCCCCGGCGACTGCATCCATGTACGCCGGGTGGCGGACCGGGTCGAGGTGTACGGGCCGGAGGCTGACTGA
- a CDS encoding tRNA (adenine-N1)-methyltransferase — protein MSEPTGATRRRGPFQVGDQVQLTDPKGRHYTFTLQAGNQFHTHKGAFPHDELIGAPEGTVVRTTGNVPYLALRPLLPDYVLSMPRGAAVIYPKDAGQILAMADIFAGARVVEAGVGSGALSTYLLRAVGDTGLLASYERRQDFADIAKGNVERYFGGPHPAWKLTVGDLQDNLVEADVDRVILDMLAPWECLDVASKALVPGGLICCYVATTTQMSKTVEALRDHGTFTEPQAWETMVRTWHLEGLAVRPDHRMIGHTGFLLTSRRLADGVEPPLRRRRPSKGSYGEDYDNGSTEQSLQERAAARAAAKATSTDAPGAPDLG, from the coding sequence ATGTCCGAACCGACCGGTGCCACCCGCCGACGCGGGCCCTTCCAGGTCGGGGACCAGGTCCAGCTGACCGACCCCAAGGGCCGCCACTACACGTTCACGCTCCAGGCCGGGAACCAGTTCCACACCCACAAGGGTGCGTTCCCCCACGACGAGCTGATCGGCGCCCCCGAGGGCACGGTCGTGCGCACCACGGGTAACGTCCCGTACCTCGCGCTGCGCCCCCTGCTCCCCGACTACGTCCTGTCCATGCCCCGCGGCGCCGCCGTGATCTACCCCAAGGACGCGGGGCAGATCCTGGCGATGGCCGACATCTTCGCCGGTGCCCGCGTGGTCGAGGCCGGCGTCGGCTCCGGCGCGCTCAGCACCTACCTGCTGCGTGCCGTCGGCGACACCGGCCTGCTGGCCTCCTACGAGCGCCGCCAGGACTTCGCGGACATCGCCAAGGGCAATGTCGAGCGCTACTTCGGCGGGCCGCACCCGGCCTGGAAGCTCACCGTCGGTGACCTCCAGGACAACCTGGTCGAGGCCGACGTCGACCGCGTGATCCTCGACATGCTGGCCCCCTGGGAGTGCCTGGACGTCGCCTCCAAGGCGCTCGTCCCCGGCGGTCTGATCTGCTGCTACGTGGCCACCACCACGCAGATGTCGAAGACCGTCGAGGCGCTGCGCGACCACGGCACCTTCACCGAGCCGCAGGCCTGGGAGACCATGGTCCGCACCTGGCACCTGGAGGGTCTGGCCGTCCGCCCGGACCACCGCATGATCGGCCACACCGGCTTCCTGCTCACCTCCCGCCGCCTCGCCGACGGCGTCGAGCCGCCGCTGCGCCGCCGCCGCCCCTCCAAGGGCTCGTACGGCGAGGACTACGACAACGGGTCCACCGAGCAGAGCCTGCAGGAGCGGGCCGCCGCCCGCGCCGCCGCCAAGGCCACCAGCACGGACGCGCCCGGCGCGCCCGATCTCGGCTGA